From the genome of Novosphingobium sp. TH158, one region includes:
- a CDS encoding helix-turn-helix domain-containing protein, which produces MEWNEIVAANVRRLRAGKQLTQEQLALDAQLDLTYIGGIERGRRNPTVKVLGQIAAALDVAPADLLRPIN; this is translated from the coding sequence ATGGAATGGAACGAGATCGTTGCTGCGAATGTGCGGAGGCTGCGGGCTGGTAAGCAGCTGACGCAGGAGCAGTTGGCGCTCGATGCTCAGCTTGACCTGACTTACATTGGCGGGATCGAACGCGGTCGCCGCAATCCAACCGTGAAGGTGTTGGGCCAGATTGCGGCGGCGCTCGATGTTGCCCCTGCGGACCTGCTGCGGCCCATCAACTGA
- a CDS encoding DUF3768 domain-containing protein: MQIQQQETCARVPRAEAIAQLNDALRRGDRSAIGAKGGRYLITQGVEALPGYDAGELAAALASYDGFDPDNDPHGERDFGDFALFGADMFWKIDYYDQTMTYGSDDPADPAKTTRVLTVMLTSEY, from the coding sequence ATGCAGATCCAGCAACAGGAAACGTGCGCCCGGGTTCCGCGGGCTGAAGCCATTGCCCAGCTTAACGATGCGCTGCGACGCGGCGACCGCAGCGCGATCGGCGCCAAGGGCGGAAGGTACTTAATCACCCAGGGCGTCGAAGCCTTGCCGGGCTATGATGCGGGCGAGCTGGCTGCGGCGCTGGCCAGCTATGATGGCTTCGATCCCGACAACGATCCGCACGGCGAACGCGACTTTGGGGACTTCGCCCTGTTCGGCGCGGATATGTTTTGGAAGATCGACTACTACGATCAGACGATGACTTACGGTTCGGACGACCCGGCCGACCCTGCCAAAACCACCCGCGTGCTGACGGTCATGTTGACCAGCGAGTACTGA
- a CDS encoding site-specific integrase, with the protein MATSARVLAPGDVQRMLFHVGEWRAAERNSVIILLSFQAGLRACEIAGLEWPMLATTRGRIGNQIAISGSIAKNGRQRTIPLHPQLVLALRGLHRAEGRPTSGPVIRSLRGGHMTPRSIVNWFAQLYDELGYEGCSSHSGRRTFITRSARLIFRAGGSLKDIQELAGHSCLTTTERYIEGDREAQRKLIRLL; encoded by the coding sequence ATGGCAACGTCAGCACGGGTGCTGGCGCCTGGCGACGTGCAGCGAATGCTGTTTCACGTCGGCGAATGGCGCGCAGCAGAACGCAATTCCGTAATCATTCTTCTGAGTTTCCAAGCCGGCCTCCGGGCCTGCGAAATAGCGGGCTTGGAATGGCCGATGCTGGCCACAACCCGTGGCCGGATCGGTAATCAGATAGCGATAAGCGGCAGCATCGCCAAAAACGGTCGACAACGTACCATTCCGCTTCACCCGCAGCTCGTGCTGGCTTTGCGCGGTCTGCACAGGGCGGAAGGCCGACCGACGAGCGGCCCGGTAATCCGCTCGCTGCGCGGCGGGCACATGACTCCGCGCTCGATCGTGAACTGGTTCGCACAGCTTTATGACGAGCTCGGCTATGAAGGCTGCTCATCGCACTCAGGCCGGCGCACGTTCATCACACGCTCTGCCCGGCTGATCTTCAGGGCGGGCGGATCGCTCAAAGACATCCAGGAGCTGGCCGGGCATTCGTGCCTGACCACGACCGAGCGTTACATCGAAGGAGACCGGGAGGCACAGCGCAAGCTGATACGCCTGCTGTGA
- a CDS encoding integrase arm-type DNA-binding domain-containing protein gives MALTDISIRALVHGNKPIKKADEKGLFLLLQPSGGKLWRFKYRFNGKEKKLGLGRYPDVSLKEARRRRDEARQTLAMGTDPGEEKKQVALAAALNASNSFEAVGNEYLEKMSRDKREAVTINKSKWLLSLMIPAIGHRPIADLTPAELLKAFQAIEAKGHLETARRMRSLASRVFRYAVATSRASSDPTALLRGALASPKVKHHSAIIEPKAVGQLLNAIEEFTGYPLTALALKLTPHVFVRPGELRRAEWTEFDLDAATWTIPAEKMKMRQPHVVPLSRQAVAILKSAQVLSSRQKYVFSSLHTGLRPMSENTINAALRRLGYSNSDMTAHGFRAMASTLLNESGKWNPDAIERALAHDTSNSVRGTYHRGQHWDERVRMAQWWSDHLDELKIQASAHSSKIL, from the coding sequence ATGGCATTGACAGACATTTCGATTCGCGCGCTGGTTCATGGCAATAAGCCGATCAAAAAAGCGGACGAGAAAGGCCTGTTCCTGCTCTTGCAACCGTCCGGCGGAAAACTGTGGCGCTTCAAGTACCGCTTCAACGGCAAGGAAAAGAAGCTCGGCCTAGGGCGCTATCCTGACGTGTCACTCAAAGAGGCCCGCAGGCGGCGCGATGAAGCGCGCCAAACGCTCGCCATGGGCACTGATCCAGGCGAGGAGAAAAAACAGGTCGCACTCGCCGCAGCGCTCAATGCTTCTAATTCATTCGAAGCGGTCGGAAACGAGTATCTCGAGAAAATGTCGCGCGATAAGCGCGAAGCGGTAACGATCAACAAGTCGAAGTGGCTCTTGTCGCTAATGATCCCAGCCATTGGTCACCGCCCTATCGCCGATCTAACTCCCGCCGAGCTGCTCAAGGCGTTTCAAGCGATCGAGGCCAAGGGCCACCTAGAAACTGCGCGTCGGATGCGATCCCTCGCCAGCCGAGTTTTCCGATATGCTGTTGCGACCTCACGCGCATCATCGGATCCAACGGCGCTACTTCGCGGCGCGCTAGCTTCGCCCAAGGTCAAACATCACAGCGCAATCATCGAACCAAAAGCTGTCGGGCAACTGCTTAATGCGATTGAAGAATTCACTGGCTACCCGCTGACAGCGCTGGCGTTGAAGCTGACGCCACACGTGTTCGTTAGGCCAGGCGAACTGCGCCGTGCCGAATGGACTGAATTCGATTTGGATGCGGCGACCTGGACGATACCGGCCGAAAAAATGAAAATGCGTCAGCCGCACGTTGTGCCCTTGTCGCGTCAGGCTGTCGCAATCCTAAAGAGCGCTCAGGTGCTCAGCTCGCGTCAGAAGTACGTGTTTTCGTCCCTCCATACCGGACTGCGGCCAATGTCCGAAAACACGATCAATGCCGCGCTTCGACGCCTTGGCTATTCGAATTCCGATATGACCGCACATGGATTCCGAGCGATGGCTTCAACACTCTTGAACGAAAGCGGCAAATGGAACCCGGACGCCATTGAGCGCGCTCTTGCTCATGACACGAGCAATTCCGTGCGCGGCACCTATCATAGAGGGCAGCATTGGGATGAGCGCGTGAGGATGGCGCAGTGGTGGTCAGACCATCTCGACGAGCTTAAAATTCAGGCTTCCGCACATTCGTCTAAAATACTGTAA
- the rpsL gene encoding 30S ribosomal protein S12, with product MPTINQLVRKGRVPQKAKSKVPAMEQNPQKRGVCTRVYTTTPKKPNSALRKVAKIRLTNSREVISYIPGEGHNLQEHSVVLIRGGRVRDLPGVRYHVLRGVLDTQGVKDRKQSRSKYGAKRPK from the coding sequence ATGCCCACTATCAACCAGCTGGTCCGCAAGGGCCGCGTTCCGCAGAAGGCCAAGAGCAAGGTCCCTGCGATGGAGCAGAACCCGCAGAAGCGTGGCGTTTGCACCCGCGTTTACACCACGACCCCGAAGAAGCCGAACTCGGCGCTTCGCAAGGTTGCCAAGATCCGCCTGACGAACTCGCGCGAAGTGATTTCGTACATTCCGGGTGAAGGCCACAACCTGCAGGAGCACTCGGTGGTGCTGATCCGCGGCGGCCGTGTGCGCGACCTTCCCGGCGTGCGCTATCACGTGCTGCGCGGCGTGCTCGACACCCAGGGTGTCAAGGACCGCAAGCAGAGCCGCTCGAAGTACGGCGCCAAGCGTCCGAAGTAA
- the rpsG gene encoding 30S ribosomal protein S7, which translates to MSRRRRPEKREILPDPKFGDQVLSKFMNNLMLDGKKSVAESIVYGALDTMETKAKADPVQLFHDALNNVKPQIEVRSRRVGGATYQVPVEVRPERAQALAIRWLITAARNRSETTMAARLSGELLDAANNRGNAVKKREDTHRMADANRAFSHYRW; encoded by the coding sequence ATGTCACGTCGTCGTCGTCCCGAGAAGCGGGAAATCCTGCCTGATCCGAAGTTCGGTGATCAGGTCCTGTCGAAGTTCATGAACAACCTCATGCTCGATGGTAAGAAGTCGGTTGCCGAAAGCATCGTTTACGGTGCCCTCGACACCATGGAGACCAAGGCCAAGGCCGATCCGGTCCAGCTGTTCCACGATGCCCTGAACAACGTGAAGCCGCAGATCGAAGTCCGCAGCCGCCGCGTTGGTGGTGCGACTTACCAGGTCCCCGTCGAGGTTCGCCCCGAGCGCGCCCAGGCGCTGGCCATCCGCTGGCTGATCACCGCTGCGCGCAACCGCAGCGAGACCACCATGGCTGCCCGCCTTTCGGGCGAGCTGCTGGATGCCGCCAACAACCGCGGCAACGCGGTGAAGAAGCGCGAAGACACCCATCGCATGGCCGACGCCAACCGCGCGTTCAGCCACTACCGCTGGTAA
- the fusA gene encoding elongation factor G: protein MARSHPLEKYRNFGIMAHIDAGKTTTTERILYYTGKSYKIGEVHDGAATMDWMEQEQERGITITSAATTCFWNDHRLNIIDTPGHVDFTIEVERSLRVLDGAVAAFDGVAGVEPQSETVWRQADKYGVPRMCFINKLDRTGANFYYCVQTIIDRLGAKPAVLYLPIGAEADFKGLVDLVNERAIIWKDESLGAEFFYEEIPADMADKAAEYREKLIELAVEQDDEAMEAYLEGNLPDAAQLKALIRKGTLNQSFVPVLCGSAFKNKGVQTLLDAVVDFLPSPLDIPDVQGVKVDSDEKDSRPASDEAPFSALAFKVMNDPFVGSLTFIRIYSGTLSKGTYLNSVKGKKEKVGRILEMHANDRKDIEEAYAGDIVALAGMKETTTGDTLCVEKTPIVLERMEFPEPVIELSVEPKTKADQEKMGVALHRLSAEDPSFRVSTDHESGQTIIKGMGELHLDIIVDRMKREFKVEANVGAPQVAYREYLAKPVDIDYTHKKQSGGTGQFGRVKVKVTPGERGSGIVFKDEIKGGNIPKEYIPAIEKGMRETAETGSLIGFPIIDFEILLYDGAYHDVDSSALAFEIAGRGAMREVAQKSGIKVLEPIMKVEVVTPDDYLGDVIGDLNSRRGQIQGTDSRGNAQAVEAMVPLANMFGYVNQLRSFTQGRAQYSMQFSHYDEVPANVATELKAKLA from the coding sequence ATGGCACGCAGCCATCCGCTCGAAAAATACCGGAACTTCGGTATTATGGCGCACATCGACGCTGGCAAGACCACGACGACCGAGCGCATCCTCTATTACACCGGCAAGTCCTACAAGATCGGCGAAGTCCATGACGGCGCCGCCACGATGGACTGGATGGAACAGGAACAGGAACGCGGCATCACGATCACGTCGGCCGCGACGACCTGCTTCTGGAACGATCACCGCCTGAACATCATCGACACCCCCGGCCACGTCGACTTCACCATCGAAGTCGAACGTTCGCTGCGCGTGCTCGACGGTGCCGTTGCTGCTTTCGACGGCGTTGCCGGCGTTGAGCCGCAGTCGGAAACGGTGTGGCGCCAGGCTGACAAGTACGGCGTTCCGCGCATGTGCTTCATCAACAAGCTCGACCGTACCGGCGCGAACTTCTACTACTGCGTCCAGACGATCATCGACCGTCTCGGTGCCAAGCCGGCGGTGCTTTACCTGCCGATCGGCGCCGAAGCCGATTTCAAAGGCCTCGTCGACCTGGTCAACGAGCGCGCGATCATCTGGAAGGACGAGAGCCTTGGCGCCGAGTTCTTCTACGAGGAAATCCCGGCTGACATGGCCGACAAGGCCGCCGAATACCGCGAAAAGCTGATCGAGCTTGCCGTCGAGCAGGACGACGAGGCGATGGAAGCCTATCTCGAAGGCAACCTGCCCGACGCCGCCCAGCTCAAGGCGCTGATCCGCAAGGGCACGCTCAACCAGTCGTTCGTGCCGGTGCTGTGCGGCTCGGCGTTCAAGAACAAGGGCGTCCAGACCCTGCTTGACGCCGTGGTCGACTTCCTGCCTTCGCCTCTCGACATTCCTGACGTCCAGGGCGTCAAGGTCGACAGCGACGAGAAGGACAGCCGTCCCGCGAGCGACGAAGCTCCGTTCAGCGCGCTTGCCTTCAAGGTCATGAACGACCCGTTCGTCGGCAGCCTCACCTTCATCCGCATCTACTCGGGTACGCTCAGCAAGGGCACCTACCTGAACTCGGTGAAGGGCAAGAAGGAAAAGGTCGGCCGCATCCTCGAAATGCACGCCAACGACCGCAAGGACATCGAAGAAGCCTATGCGGGCGACATCGTGGCGCTTGCCGGCATGAAGGAAACCACCACGGGCGATACGCTCTGCGTCGAAAAGACGCCGATCGTTCTCGAACGCATGGAATTCCCCGAGCCGGTCATCGAGCTGTCGGTCGAACCGAAGACCAAGGCCGACCAGGAAAAGATGGGCGTTGCGCTCCATCGCCTGTCTGCCGAGGATCCTTCGTTCCGCGTCTCGACCGATCACGAATCGGGCCAGACCATCATCAAGGGCATGGGCGAACTGCACCTCGACATCATCGTTGACCGCATGAAGCGCGAGTTCAAGGTGGAAGCGAACGTCGGTGCGCCGCAGGTGGCCTATCGCGAATACCTCGCGAAGCCGGTGGACATCGATTACACCCACAAGAAGCAGTCGGGTGGTACGGGTCAGTTCGGTCGCGTGAAGGTCAAGGTCACGCCGGGCGAACGCGGTTCGGGCATCGTCTTCAAGGACGAGATCAAGGGCGGTAACATTCCGAAGGAATACATCCCCGCGATCGAAAAGGGCATGCGCGAAACGGCCGAGACCGGCAGCCTCATCGGCTTCCCGATCATCGACTTCGAAATCCTGCTTTACGACGGTGCCTACCACGACGTCGACTCGAGCGCCCTGGCGTTCGAAATCGCCGGCCGCGGTGCAATGCGCGAAGTAGCCCAGAAGTCGGGCATCAAGGTGCTCGAGCCTATCATGAAGGTCGAGGTCGTGACCCCTGACGATTACCTCGGTGACGTCATCGGCGACCTCAACAGCCGTCGTGGCCAGATCCAGGGCACCGACAGCCGCGGCAATGCCCAGGCGGTTGAAGCCATGGTGCCGCTGGCAAACATGTTCGGCTACGTGAACCAGCTGCGCTCGTTCACCCAGGGCCGCGCCCAGTACAGCATGCAGTTCTCGCACTATGACGAGGTCCCGGCCAATGTCGCGACCGAACTCAAGGCGAAGCTTGCATAA
- the tuf gene encoding elongation factor Tu produces MAKAKFERNKPHCNIGTIGHVDHGKTTLTAAITKIMAEINGGEAVDFANIDKAPEERERGITISTAHVEYETAARHYAHVDCPGHADYVKNMITGAAQMDGAILVVNAADGPMPQTREHILLARQVGVPALVVYMNKVDQVDDPEILELVELEIRELLSSYGFDGDSIPVIPGSALAALEGRDEEIGKNSIVALMNAVDTAIPQPPRPTDKPFLMPVEDVFSISGRGTVVTGRVETGIVKVGDEVEVVGLKDTQKTVVTGVEMFRKLLDQGEAGDNIGALVRGLKREDVERGQVLAKPGSVTPHTEFAAEVYVLSKDEGGRHTPFFANYRPQFYFRTTDVTGEVILPEGTEMVMPGDNIALSVKLIAPIAMDEGLRFAIREGGRTVGSGVVSKITK; encoded by the coding sequence ATGGCGAAGGCAAAATTCGAGCGGAACAAGCCGCACTGCAACATCGGCACCATCGGTCACGTTGACCATGGCAAGACCACGCTGACCGCTGCGATCACCAAGATCATGGCCGAAATCAACGGCGGCGAAGCTGTTGACTTCGCCAACATCGACAAGGCTCCGGAAGAGCGCGAGCGCGGCATCACCATTTCGACCGCTCACGTCGAATACGAAACCGCTGCGCGTCACTATGCGCACGTCGACTGCCCGGGTCACGCTGACTACGTGAAGAACATGATCACGGGTGCGGCGCAGATGGACGGCGCCATCCTCGTGGTGAACGCCGCTGACGGCCCGATGCCGCAGACCCGCGAACACATCCTGCTCGCCCGCCAGGTCGGCGTGCCGGCTCTGGTCGTGTACATGAACAAGGTCGACCAGGTCGACGATCCGGAAATCCTCGAGCTCGTCGAACTCGAAATCCGCGAACTGCTCTCGAGCTACGGCTTCGACGGCGACAGCATCCCCGTGATCCCGGGTTCGGCTCTGGCCGCTCTCGAAGGTCGTGACGAGGAAATCGGCAAGAACTCGATCGTCGCCCTGATGAACGCTGTCGACACCGCGATCCCGCAGCCGCCGCGTCCGACCGACAAGCCGTTCCTGATGCCGGTCGAAGACGTGTTCTCGATCTCGGGTCGTGGTACGGTTGTCACCGGCCGCGTCGAAACCGGTATCGTCAAGGTTGGCGACGAAGTCGAAGTCGTCGGCCTCAAGGACACCCAGAAGACCGTGGTCACCGGCGTCGAAATGTTCCGCAAGCTGCTCGACCAGGGTGAAGCCGGCGACAACATCGGCGCGCTGGTTCGTGGTCTGAAGCGTGAAGACGTCGAGCGCGGCCAGGTTCTGGCCAAGCCCGGTTCGGTCACGCCGCACACCGAATTCGCCGCCGAAGTCTACGTGCTGTCGAAGGATGAAGGTGGCCGTCACACGCCGTTCTTCGCCAACTACCGTCCGCAGTTCTACTTCCGCACCACCGACGTGACCGGCGAAGTGATCCTTCCCGAAGGCACCGAAATGGTCATGCCGGGCGACAACATTGCCCTGTCGGTCAAGCTGATCGCTCCGATCGCCATGGACGAAGGTCTCCGCTTCGCTATCCGCGAAGGTGGCCGCACCGTCGGTTCGGGCGTCGTTTCGAAGATCACGAAGTAA
- the rpsJ gene encoding 30S ribosomal protein S10, which translates to MEAQNIRIRLKAFDHRVLDQATGEIADTARRTGALIRGPIPLPTRIEKFCVNRGPHIDKKSREQFEVRTYKRLLDIVQPNATTVDALMKLDLAAGVNVEIKLA; encoded by the coding sequence ATGGAAGCTCAGAATATTCGCATTCGTCTCAAGGCATTCGATCACCGCGTGCTTGACCAGGCGACCGGCGAAATTGCGGATACCGCCCGCCGCACCGGCGCGCTGATCCGGGGCCCCATTCCTCTGCCGACGAGAATCGAAAAGTTCTGCGTCAACCGCGGACCGCACATCGACAAGAAGTCGCGTGAGCAGTTCGAAGTTCGCACCTACAAGCGGCTGCTCGACATCGTGCAGCCCAACGCCACCACCGTGGACGCGCTGATGAAGCTCGACCTGGCCGCTGGCGTAAACGTCGAGATCAAGCTGGCCTAA
- the rplC gene encoding 50S ribosomal protein L3 — protein sequence MRTGVIARKVGMTRLFQDDGRHVPVTVLSLENCQVVSVRTADRDGYVAVQLGAGEAKQKNVAKPQREHFAKAQVPLKAEVVEFRVADDALLEVGSTIAASHFVPGQLVDVAGHTQGKGFAGAMKRWGFGGMRATHGVSISHRAHGSTGNRQDPGRVFKNKKMAGHMGDRQRTQQNLEVVRVDDERGLIFVKGSVPGSKNAWLTVKDSVKVSRHAEAPYPAGLKSAANNNQAPAETPAEVVEAPEAGEGQEG from the coding sequence ATGCGCACAGGCGTGATCGCAAGGAAGGTGGGGATGACCCGCCTTTTCCAGGACGACGGACGGCACGTGCCGGTTACCGTCCTGTCGCTGGAAAATTGCCAGGTGGTTTCGGTTCGCACCGCTGACCGCGACGGTTACGTCGCCGTTCAGCTGGGCGCAGGTGAAGCCAAGCAGAAGAACGTTGCCAAGCCGCAGCGCGAGCACTTCGCCAAGGCGCAGGTGCCCCTGAAGGCCGAAGTGGTCGAATTCCGCGTCGCGGACGACGCTCTGCTCGAAGTCGGTTCGACGATCGCTGCCTCGCACTTCGTGCCGGGCCAGCTGGTCGATGTTGCCGGCCACACGCAGGGCAAGGGCTTCGCCGGCGCCATGAAGCGCTGGGGCTTCGGCGGTATGCGTGCCACGCACGGCGTGTCGATCAGCCACCGTGCTCACGGTTCGACGGGTAACCGCCAGGATCCGGGCCGCGTCTTCAAGAACAAGAAGATGGCCGGTCACATGGGCGATCGCCAGCGCACCCAGCAGAACCTCGAAGTCGTCCGCGTGGATGACGAGCGCGGTCTCATTTTCGTCAAGGGTTCGGTCCCGGGTTCCAAGAACGCCTGGCTGACCGTCAAGGATTCGGTGAAGGTCTCGCGCCACGCCGAAGCGCCCTATCCGGCCGGCCTTAAGAGCGCCGCCAACAATAACCAGGCTCCCGCCGAAACCCCCGCCGAGGTGGTTGAAGCTCCGGAAGCCGGTGAAGGCCAGGAGGGCTAA
- the rplD gene encoding 50S ribosomal protein L4, whose translation MKVKLSNLDGSAGKGDIELNDAVFGLEPRADILHRVVTWQLENRRGIARGARERSDVARTGKKFGRQKGGGTARHGDRKAPIFIGGGKAHGPRVREFNISLNKKIRALGLKMALSSKAQGGLVVVDTLDIKDAKTKAIAAQLAKANWGKKVLVVDGEQVNEGFARATRNLVGVNVLPAVGANVYDILKHDTLVLTRAAVEKLEARFNG comes from the coding sequence GTGAAGGTGAAGCTTTCCAACCTCGATGGTAGCGCCGGCAAGGGCGACATCGAACTCAACGACGCCGTTTTCGGTCTCGAACCGCGCGCCGACATCCTCCACCGCGTTGTCACCTGGCAGCTCGAAAACCGTCGCGGCATTGCCCGTGGCGCCCGCGAGCGTTCGGACGTTGCCCGTACCGGCAAGAAGTTCGGTCGCCAGAAGGGCGGCGGTACCGCCCGTCACGGTGACCGCAAGGCACCGATCTTCATCGGTGGCGGCAAGGCTCACGGTCCCCGCGTTCGCGAGTTCAACATCTCGCTGAACAAGAAGATCCGTGCGCTCGGTCTGAAGATGGCGCTCTCGTCGAAAGCCCAGGGCGGTCTCGTCGTGGTCGACACGCTGGACATCAAGGATGCCAAGACCAAGGCCATTGCCGCTCAGCTCGCCAAGGCGAACTGGGGCAAGAAGGTGCTGGTCGTCGATGGCGAGCAGGTGAACGAGGGCTTCGCCCGCGCCACCCGCAACCTCGTTGGGGTCAACGTGCTCCCCGCTGTCGGCGCCAATGTCTACGACATCCTGAAGCATGATACGCTGGTGCTGACGCGCGCCGCGGTCGAAAAGCTGGAGGCGCGTTTCAATGGCTAA
- a CDS encoding 50S ribosomal protein L23: MAKAAIDTRHYDVIVGPHITEKSTLLSEANAVVFKVADSATKPQIKAAVEALFDVKVVGVNTLTQKGKTKRWKGKPYRRSDFKKAVVRLAEGQSIDVTSGI, from the coding sequence ATGGCTAAGGCAGCAATCGATACGCGTCACTATGACGTGATCGTGGGTCCCCACATCACCGAAAAGTCGACGCTGCTCAGCGAAGCTAACGCTGTCGTCTTCAAGGTCGCCGACAGCGCGACCAAGCCGCAGATCAAGGCGGCCGTCGAAGCTCTCTTCGACGTGAAGGTGGTGGGCGTGAACACGCTGACCCAGAAGGGCAAGACGAAGCGGTGGAAGGGCAAGCCCTATCGCCGTTCGGATTTCAAGAAGGCCGTTGTTCGCCTGGCTGAAGGCCAGTCGATCGACGTGACCTCCGGTATCTGA
- the rplB gene encoding 50S ribosomal protein L2 codes for MALKNYNPTSPARRGLILVDKSSLWKGKPVKALTEGKRKTGGRNNKGHVTSRGIAGGHKQKYRYIDFKRRKWDAPATVERLEYDPNRTAFIALIKYEDGEQAYIIAPQRLAAGDTVVAGEKTDVKPGNAMLLSQMPVGTICHNVEMKPGKGGQIARSAGTYVQVVGRDRGMVIVRLNSGEQRYLRGDCMGTVGAVSNPDNQNQHLAKAGRNRWKGIRPLTRGVAKNPVDHPHGGGEGRTSGGRHPVTPWGKPTKGARTRHNKRTDGMIIRSRHAKKKR; via the coding sequence ATGGCACTCAAGAACTACAACCCGACCAGCCCCGCCCGGCGCGGCCTGATCCTCGTCGACAAGTCGTCGCTGTGGAAGGGCAAGCCGGTCAAGGCTCTCACCGAAGGCAAGCGCAAGACCGGTGGCCGTAACAACAAGGGCCACGTTACCTCGCGCGGTATCGCCGGCGGTCACAAGCAGAAGTACCGCTACATCGACTTCAAGCGTCGCAAGTGGGATGCTCCGGCTACCGTCGAACGCCTGGAATACGACCCGAACCGTACGGCGTTCATCGCGCTCATCAAGTATGAGGACGGCGAACAGGCCTACATCATCGCGCCGCAGCGTCTCGCCGCAGGCGACACGGTGGTGGCCGGTGAAAAGACCGACGTTAAGCCGGGCAACGCGATGCTGCTCAGCCAGATGCCGGTTGGCACCATCTGCCACAACGTGGAGATGAAGCCTGGCAAGGGCGGCCAGATCGCCCGTTCGGCAGGCACCTACGTCCAGGTCGTCGGTCGTGACCGCGGCATGGTCATCGTCCGCCTGAACTCGGGCGAGCAGCGCTACCTGCGCGGCGATTGCATGGGCACGGTTGGCGCGGTTTCGAACCCCGACAACCAGAACCAGCACCTCGCCAAGGCCGGTCGCAACCGCTGGAAGGGCATCCGCCCGCTGACCCGCGGTGTCGCCAAGAACCCGGTCGACCACCCGCACGGTGGTGGTGAAGGCCGCACCTCGGGTGGCCGTCATCCGGTTACCCCGTGGGGCAAGCCGACCAAGGGTGCCCGTACCCGCCACAACAAGCGCACCGATGGCATGATCATCCGTTCGCGCCACGCGAAGAAGAAGAGGTAA
- the rpsS gene encoding 30S ribosomal protein S19, producing MARSVWKGPFVDLHLLKKAEAAQDAGSRAGPIKTWSRRSTILPQFVGLTFNVYNGHKFIPVSVSEEMVGHKLGEFAPTRSFPGHAADKKGKR from the coding sequence ATGGCACGTTCCGTCTGGAAGGGCCCCTTCGTCGACCTGCACCTGCTGAAGAAGGCGGAAGCCGCGCAGGATGCTGGCTCGCGCGCCGGTCCGATCAAGACCTGGTCGCGGCGTTCGACGATCCTGCCGCAGTTCGTCGGCCTGACGTTCAACGTCTACAACGGCCACAAGTTCATCCCCGTTTCCGTCTCGGAAGAGATGGTCGGCCACAAGCTTGGCGAGTTTGCGCCCACGCGCAGCTTCCCGGGTCACGCCGCTGACAAGAAGGGCAAGCGCTGA
- the rplV gene encoding 50S ribosomal protein L22, whose translation MSKQKAPRRVGDNEALSVGTQIRGSAQKLNLVAGLIRGKKAEEAMNILAFSKKAMAVDARKVLASAIANAENNHNLDVDALVVAEASVGKSITMKRFHTRGRGKSTRILKPFSRLRIVVRQVEEA comes from the coding sequence ATGAGCAAGCAGAAAGCCCCCCGCCGCGTTGGCGACAACGAGGCACTCTCGGTCGGCACGCAGATCCGCGGCTCGGCCCAGAAGCTGAACCTCGTTGCCGGTCTGATCCGCGGCAAGAAGGCCGAAGAGGCCATGAACATCCTCGCCTTCTCGAAGAAGGCGATGGCGGTTGATGCCCGCAAGGTTCTCGCTTCGGCGATCGCCAACGCGGAAAACAACCACAACCTGGATGTCGACGCGCTCGTCGTGGCGGAAGCCTCGGTCGGCAAGTCGATCACCATGAAGCGCTTCCACACCCGTGGTCGCGGCAAGTCGACCCGCATCCTCAAGCCGTTCAGCCGGCTGCGGATCGTGGTCCGCCAAGTCGAGGAGGCCTGA